The proteins below come from a single Bacillota bacterium LX-D genomic window:
- a CDS encoding ABC transporter substrate-binding protein yields MGNIKTKMLSLLLICVFLLTFITGCGGQSSSGSGQDDEIKIGFLGALTGEVASYGINTLKGMKMAADEINADGGVLGKKIRIIEADNRGDKGEIANVTQKFITRDKVAAIIGDPTTGGTKVAAQIAQQGKVVLLSAGAVGTGVVEIGDYIFRNTLLDSVAAPVVVKYLKENMGWEKVAIVTSKNNDYSVGQTKVFKKALSENGVEVVTEEFIQDKDTNFSGQVTNIKAKNPDGIVFTGYYTEGGLLMAEAYKQGLKVNLVGGDGLLSDVLIKLGGKGVEGSMTFAGFSPEKPDENTKKFIDTYKTKYNEEPDMFVAQGYDAVKIIAEAIKKANSTDPTVFKAELAKIKDFPGVSGSTTFKANREPVKSPVNLLVVKNGKFSLLAKIPVEIN; encoded by the coding sequence GTGGGAAATATTAAGACTAAAATGTTATCTTTACTATTAATTTGCGTATTTTTGCTAACATTTATTACTGGCTGCGGTGGACAATCTAGTTCTGGCAGCGGTCAAGACGATGAAATTAAAATTGGTTTTTTAGGCGCTTTAACGGGTGAAGTTGCTTCTTACGGTATTAATACTTTAAAAGGCATGAAAATGGCAGCAGATGAAATTAATGCTGACGGCGGAGTTTTGGGTAAAAAAATAAGGATCATTGAAGCTGATAATAGAGGAGATAAAGGTGAAATTGCTAATGTAACCCAGAAATTTATTACAAGAGATAAAGTTGCTGCTATTATTGGTGATCCTACTACAGGCGGAACTAAAGTTGCAGCGCAAATAGCTCAACAGGGCAAAGTAGTTTTACTTTCAGCAGGTGCTGTTGGCACAGGTGTAGTAGAAATTGGCGATTATATTTTCCGTAATACTTTATTGGATTCGGTAGCTGCACCTGTTGTTGTAAAATATCTAAAGGAAAACATGGGATGGGAAAAGGTAGCAATTGTAACTTCTAAAAATAACGACTATAGTGTGGGGCAAACAAAGGTATTCAAAAAAGCTCTCAGTGAAAATGGCGTAGAGGTTGTTACCGAAGAATTTATTCAAGATAAAGACACTAATTTCAGTGGTCAAGTTACAAATATTAAAGCCAAAAACCCAGATGGTATTGTATTTACCGGCTACTATACCGAAGGAGGCTTGTTAATGGCGGAGGCCTACAAACAAGGATTAAAGGTAAATTTAGTTGGAGGAGACGGTTTATTATCTGATGTTTTAATTAAACTAGGTGGAAAAGGCGTTGAGGGTAGTATGACTTTTGCAGGTTTTTCCCCAGAGAAACCTGATGAAAATACGAAAAAATTTATAGATACATATAAAACAAAGTATAATGAAGAGCCTGATATGTTTGTAGCTCAAGGCTATGATGCTGTTAAAATAATTGCAGAAGCTATTAAAAAAGCTAATAGCACTGATCCAACTGTGTTTAAAGCAGAATTAGCAAAAATAAAAGATTTTCCTGGTGTATCAGGTAGTACAACTTTTAAAGCAAATAGAGAACCTGTAAAAAGCCCCGTTAATTTGCTAGTAGTAAAGAACGGAAAGTTTAGTTTGTTAGCTAAAATACCAGTAGAGATTAATTGA
- a CDS encoding branched-chain amino acid ABC transporter permease — protein MFYQQLLNGLTVGSAYALIALGYTMVYGIITLINFAHGEIFMVGAFVGLALAIFFKANIFVTIIGAMVACMLLGVVVEKIAYRPLRRSSRLSALISSIGVSIFLSTLVQLIRGPQTTNYPTNIIQNSMYHLGSIQISKLQVMMILISALLMLGLHLIVKYTKIGKAMRAVSQDYDAASLMGININQVISFTFAVGSALAAAGGVLVGIYFNAVAPLMGLSAGLKAFSAAVLGGIGSIPGAMLGGVILGIAEITAIALGKSSYTDAIAFSILLLVLLIKPTGLLGRPIQRKV, from the coding sequence ATGTTTTATCAACAATTATTAAATGGGCTAACTGTAGGATCAGCTTATGCCTTAATAGCTTTAGGATATACAATGGTTTACGGAATTATTACCTTAATCAATTTTGCCCATGGAGAAATTTTTATGGTAGGTGCTTTTGTTGGTTTAGCACTGGCTATTTTTTTTAAGGCGAATATTTTTGTTACTATAATCGGTGCTATGGTTGCTTGTATGCTTTTAGGAGTTGTAGTAGAAAAAATTGCTTATCGCCCTTTAAGAAGATCTTCTAGACTTTCTGCCTTAATAAGTTCAATTGGTGTATCTATTTTTTTGTCAACCTTAGTTCAATTAATCCGTGGCCCACAAACTACTAATTATCCAACAAACATAATTCAGAATTCAATGTATCATTTAGGTTCTATTCAAATCTCAAAATTACAGGTTATGATGATTTTAATTTCAGCACTACTAATGCTGGGATTGCATCTCATAGTTAAATATACAAAAATTGGCAAAGCCATGAGAGCAGTTTCTCAAGATTATGATGCAGCAAGTTTAATGGGAATTAATATTAACCAAGTAATTTCTTTTACCTTTGCCGTTGGTTCGGCGCTGGCGGCAGCAGGAGGCGTTTTAGTTGGTATTTATTTTAATGCCGTAGCACCACTTATGGGCCTCTCAGCAGGGTTAAAAGCTTTCTCTGCAGCTGTTTTAGGAGGTATTGGCAGTATTCCTGGAGCTATGCTTGGCGGCGTGATTTTAGGTATTGCTGAAATTACGGCAATTGCCCTTGGTAAATCCTCCTATACTGATGCTATAGCTTTCAGTATATTGCTTTTAGTGTTGCTGATTAAACCCACAGGGTTACTTGGTCGTCCCATACAAAGGAAAGTTTAG
- a CDS encoding sigma 54-interacting transcriptional regulator, with product MIKKPSQTLRAEDIVEFDFIVLRDLKNVSYFLSIAQEKFGVWIDEKGGKGQVFDCRQEISEEGICAAVVPPNINLKDVLSKITIRSPYLIVADEDNNPLGVISWENLLQKLHYYLEVLETELDTVLDTVNEAVTIIDEEDIVAGWNRRAQEMYQIPPQNILGENIKKFFSSLVVTEVIKDGEVRDSYHQPCRGIHVLINASPLKLNEKNIGSVGAERDITETVYLYNELSRASSQVMLLEQKIKKNISSGEAFKKIHGHSKKLQKIISFARKVAITNATVLIEGESGTGKELFAEAIHLASPRKDKPFVIVNCGAIPASLFESELFGIKEGRPVGVDVNGKIGKFELANGGTILLDEIESMQLDMQVKLLGVLQSRKYYSIGAKEPSEVDVRVIAASNLELGRMVAEGLFREDLYYQLNVVTIDIPPLRERKDDLPELVYLFVQEFANYHHREIKKIDPELMSVFLNYPWPGNIRELRNVIERLVILAEDSSISKVNLPDSLQAVPVSNEITSSLNKLTEQTEKQVILQALKETGGNKSKTAKLLGIPRSTLYYKLKALNML from the coding sequence CAAGAGATAAGCGAGGAAGGAATTTGTGCTGCCGTTGTCCCTCCCAATATAAATCTTAAAGATGTCTTATCCAAAATTACAATTAGAAGCCCTTATCTAATCGTTGCTGATGAGGATAATAATCCCTTAGGTGTTATTAGTTGGGAGAATTTGCTCCAAAAGTTGCACTATTATTTGGAGGTTTTGGAAACAGAGTTAGATACAGTACTAGATACAGTAAATGAAGCAGTAACAATAATTGATGAGGAAGACATTGTTGCTGGTTGGAATAGAAGAGCTCAGGAAATGTATCAAATACCTCCTCAAAATATTCTAGGTGAGAATATTAAAAAATTTTTCTCCAGTTTAGTAGTTACGGAAGTTATTAAAGATGGAGAAGTGAGGGACTCTTATCATCAACCTTGCCGGGGTATCCATGTTTTAATTAACGCCTCTCCCCTAAAATTAAATGAAAAAAATATTGGCAGTGTCGGTGCCGAACGGGACATTACTGAAACGGTGTATTTGTATAACGAGTTATCAAGAGCTAGTTCACAAGTAATGCTTTTAGAGCAGAAGATTAAAAAGAATATTTCAAGTGGCGAAGCGTTCAAAAAAATTCATGGCCATAGTAAAAAGCTACAAAAAATTATTTCTTTTGCAAGAAAAGTAGCAATAACTAACGCTACGGTTTTGATTGAAGGAGAGAGTGGAACGGGTAAAGAACTTTTTGCTGAAGCTATTCATCTAGCAAGTCCGCGCAAAGATAAACCCTTTGTAATAGTAAATTGCGGTGCTATTCCAGCTAGCCTCTTTGAAAGTGAGCTTTTTGGAATTAAAGAAGGTAGACCCGTAGGGGTGGATGTTAACGGTAAAATAGGAAAGTTTGAATTGGCAAATGGAGGCACGATTTTGTTAGACGAAATTGAAAGTATGCAGTTAGATATGCAGGTTAAGCTTTTAGGAGTTTTACAGAGCAGAAAGTATTATAGCATTGGTGCCAAGGAACCTTCGGAGGTTGACGTAAGGGTAATTGCAGCTAGTAACCTGGAATTAGGCAGGATGGTAGCAGAAGGTTTATTTAGAGAAGACCTATATTATCAACTAAATGTAGTAACGATTGATATCCCGCCTTTACGGGAAAGAAAAGACGACCTGCCTGAATTAGTCTATCTTTTTGTGCAAGAATTTGCTAATTACCATCATAGGGAAATAAAGAAGATTGATCCTGAATTAATGTCAGTTTTCCTTAATTACCCTTGGCCTGGGAATATAAGAGAGCTAAGAAATGTTATAGAACGTTTAGTAATATTAGCTGAAGATAGCTCCATTTCAAAGGTTAATTTGCCAGATAGTTTACAAGCGGTGCCTGTATCAAACGAAATCACCTCAAGTTTAAATAAACTTACCGAACAGACGGAAAAACAAGTGATTCTACAGGCTCTGAAAGAAACAGGTGGCAATAAATCTAAGACAGCAAAGCTTTTGGGTATACCACGCAGCACCTTGTATTATAAACTGAAAGCACTTAATATGCTATAA